The following coding sequences are from one Thermoplasmata archaeon window:
- a CDS encoding Rieske 2Fe-2S domain-containing protein gives MQAWHDLPEAKDLKHGEMAHGRAGDEDVLVVNHSGELRAFINRCGHMNAPLDLGTFKSGVLKCPQHSAVFDARTGEVRGQPILSMPGMDKLPPEFLEAMARMAPVFARTECRPLIPLPVESANGNVRVFV, from the coding sequence ATGCAAGCATGGCATGACCTCCCCGAAGCGAAGGATCTCAAGCACGGTGAAATGGCCCACGGACGAGCCGGAGACGAGGACGTGCTCGTGGTCAACCATTCCGGCGAGCTACGCGCCTTCATCAACCGATGCGGCCACATGAACGCGCCGCTCGACCTGGGCACGTTCAAGAGCGGCGTGCTGAAGTGTCCGCAGCACAGCGCGGTCTTCGACGCCCGGACCGGCGAGGTGCGGGGGCAGCCCATCCTCTCCATGCCCGGGATGGACAAACTTCCTCCGGAGTTTTTGGAAGCAATGGCGAGGATGGCCCCGGTATTCGCACGAACCGAGTGCCGCCCGCTGATCCCGCTCCCGGTAGAATCCGCCAACGGCAACGTTCGCGTGTTCGTCTGA
- a CDS encoding ABC transporter ATP-binding protein: MADPIVQAEDLRHSYDGKRFALDGVSFTVRKGEVFGLLGKNGAGKSTLIKAMTTLIRPSSGTLRIFGMDPAKDGKKIRARIGVVQQGESFDFTTVEGNFDVYGVLWGIPREERRRRREALIQKFGLEDIRRQRSFDISGGQKRRVQVAREFIHDMDILFLDEPTVGMDVIMRRTLLDSIREEVKGGLTVVFTTHNLEEADYVCDRIAVIDEGKLLVLDEVENLKRLYGGKKTIDLTVDMGSAARFIPALTQGLGPGTSVTPEGDSMVILTDDPKDSLAKILEFSQKMGVQLEWISVRKNTLEDVFLRSVNHGGEPLGSA, encoded by the coding sequence ATGGCCGATCCTATCGTGCAGGCGGAGGACCTGCGCCACTCCTACGATGGCAAGCGCTTCGCGCTCGACGGCGTCAGCTTCACCGTCCGCAAGGGGGAGGTCTTCGGACTTCTGGGAAAGAACGGCGCTGGAAAGTCGACGCTCATCAAGGCGATGACCACGTTGATCCGACCGAGCTCCGGAACGCTGCGGATCTTCGGGATGGACCCGGCGAAGGATGGCAAGAAGATACGGGCCCGGATCGGGGTCGTTCAGCAGGGCGAGTCGTTCGACTTCACGACCGTGGAAGGAAACTTCGACGTGTACGGCGTGCTCTGGGGAATCCCCCGCGAGGAGCGCCGCCGGCGTCGGGAGGCGCTGATCCAGAAGTTCGGCCTCGAAGACATTCGCCGTCAGCGCTCGTTCGACATCTCGGGAGGTCAGAAGCGCCGGGTTCAGGTCGCTCGCGAGTTCATCCACGACATGGACATTCTATTCCTGGACGAGCCGACCGTGGGAATGGACGTGATCATGCGCCGCACGCTTCTCGATTCCATCCGAGAGGAAGTGAAGGGCGGGCTCACGGTCGTATTCACCACGCACAATCTGGAAGAGGCGGACTACGTCTGCGATCGGATCGCGGTCATCGACGAGGGAAAGCTGCTGGTCCTGGACGAGGTCGAGAACCTCAAGCGCCTCTACGGAGGCAAGAAGACGATCGATCTGACCGTCGACATGGGCAGTGCGGCTCGCTTCATCCCCGCGCTCACCCAAGGGCTGGGGCCCGGTACGAGCGTCACGCCGGAAGGGGACTCGATGGTGATCCTGACCGACGATCCCAAGGACTCCCTCGCCAAGATTCTCGAGTTCTCCCAGAAGATGGGAGTTCAACTCGAGTGGATCAGCGTGCGTAAGAACACGCTCGAGGACGTCTTCCTCCGCTCGGTCAA